A stretch of Novipirellula artificiosorum DNA encodes these proteins:
- a CDS encoding ParB/RepB/Spo0J family partition protein — translation MANTRNRLKDIDSRLDESIGVRTQDSVPKLSPVANLKDVGRRALRDFGSLAIESVIPDPEQPRTEFDADEIGQLANSIRDKGQLHPIRVRWSDQHGKWVIISGERRYRATLKAGLPTIHCHFQNGELSRTEILEQQLIENLLRQDLRPIEEATAFSQLLGLNNWTGKQLAEAIRVNPSKITRSLALLKLPDDVQHQVESGDLSARAAYELTKLPTHEQVHAAIGSKDEQPQRITIVKAQSQVRQRIGKPKPEPRGVRQTFMTEDGWKVLVTSPRRGNYDEMEQALILALEEVRLRIANKVHLL, via the coding sequence TTGGCAAACACCCGAAACAGACTGAAGGACATTGACAGCAGACTGGATGAATCGATAGGCGTCCGCACGCAGGATTCCGTTCCCAAACTAAGCCCTGTCGCCAATCTTAAAGATGTGGGCCGACGTGCGCTGCGAGACTTTGGAAGCCTTGCCATCGAAAGTGTGATTCCAGACCCCGAGCAGCCGCGAACCGAGTTCGATGCCGATGAAATAGGTCAACTCGCGAACAGTATCCGAGACAAAGGTCAGTTACACCCGATCCGCGTCCGCTGGTCTGACCAACATGGAAAATGGGTGATCATTTCCGGCGAGCGACGCTATCGAGCAACCTTGAAAGCGGGGTTGCCGACAATCCACTGCCATTTTCAAAACGGCGAGCTTTCGAGAACCGAGATCCTGGAGCAGCAACTCATCGAAAACCTTTTGCGACAAGACTTGCGTCCCATTGAAGAAGCAACCGCATTTAGCCAGCTACTTGGATTAAACAATTGGACCGGTAAGCAACTCGCCGAGGCCATTCGTGTTAACCCGTCGAAAATCACTCGTTCGCTTGCACTGCTTAAATTGCCAGACGATGTTCAGCATCAAGTTGAATCGGGCGACCTATCCGCCAGAGCCGCTTACGAGCTGACAAAGCTCCCCACGCACGAGCAGGTTCATGCGGCTATCGGAAGCAAAGATGAGCAACCGCAGCGTATCACCATCGTCAAAGCACAAAGCCAAGTCCGCCAGAGAATAGGCAAACCGAAGCCCGAACCCCGAGGCGTCAGGCAGACATTCATGACGGAAGACGGCTGGAAAGTGCTGGTAACATCACCCCGTCGAGGGAACTACGACGAGATGGAGCAGGCACTCATACTAGCGCTCGAGGAGGTCCGGCTTAGGATTGCCAATAAGGTTCATCTTTTGTGA
- a CDS encoding DEAD/DEAH box helicase family protein, which yields MPLNERETRQQLIDPKLATAGWELERELRIGPGRVNFSGDTADSMYDPSQAIIADYLLRYRGVPLAICEAKAESEDAADGMQQGSRYADRLSLRFSISTNGHDWILTDNETGDYETFKEPPTPDEIVLRLGVTIDWDRWEGSFAANFYVDQISRRKTRPYQEMAIAKTLWQFAQGIERVLLLMATGTGKTFTVFQLVWKLMGGGALKRQHVLFLTDRNSLKDQAYRAFNAFDANERVTIDKATVADGKHTVGKIFFANYQNLDEELDGKKVYEHYDPGFFDLVVIDECHRSGFGDWFGVLEHFGSALQLGLTATPRELEEGRRALTAEEQRRDTYSYFGDPIFTYTLRQAVDDGYLVPYLLEERITNVDENGYTDAEGRQYETKNFERDISLPDRTRAIAEDLWSILGKYGLREEKTIVFCVNDTHAAFMAAELRRLSGDKDYAARVTRSERNSHQLERNFAIVGASKPRVAVTVDLLTTGFDAPDVKNVVFVRPLRSAILYKQMKGRGTRLCEDVNKRYFTLFDYSGASALEDAEFDGHPANKQKGAKPKSKPKKKDSDDPKTPKPVDEGVTVFISDSNRYVCLADGRKIPFEDYTEQSREFLLGVSSKSIDQLLEIWIDKKSRQELREDLRDQDIYPAAFRHYLDLPDTDDVDILSKIGFELPQVPTRPERVARFWQADNVWYESKFGLTLPQNESGNLQIGSTDFSLAGEEIAKSGDAWKIDFWRTALDHYSMFGIDDLERAQTYGAPQFVEQFGSFQTLTKRYGGAKDLKVDLEAIKQHVYVPMTL from the coding sequence ATGCCACTCAACGAACGGGAAACCCGACAACAACTAATCGACCCCAAACTTGCCACTGCAGGTTGGGAACTCGAACGTGAATTACGCATTGGCCCTGGCCGTGTCAATTTTAGCGGCGACACTGCCGACTCGATGTACGATCCCTCGCAAGCGATCATCGCAGACTACCTGCTGCGTTACCGTGGAGTGCCACTTGCCATCTGTGAAGCGAAAGCAGAAAGCGAAGACGCTGCCGACGGTATGCAGCAAGGGTCGCGGTATGCCGATCGTTTGTCGCTTCGCTTTTCAATCTCAACAAATGGTCACGATTGGATTCTGACTGATAACGAAACGGGTGACTACGAGACGTTCAAAGAGCCTCCCACGCCGGATGAAATCGTTCTGCGACTTGGTGTCACCATTGATTGGGATCGCTGGGAAGGTTCCTTCGCAGCAAACTTCTACGTTGATCAAATCAGCCGTCGAAAAACGCGTCCCTATCAAGAGATGGCAATCGCCAAGACCCTTTGGCAATTTGCGCAAGGGATCGAGCGAGTCTTGTTGTTAATGGCGACCGGAACAGGCAAGACGTTCACTGTTTTTCAACTCGTTTGGAAACTGATGGGTGGCGGTGCTCTCAAGCGGCAACATGTCTTGTTTTTGACCGATCGCAATAGCTTGAAGGACCAGGCGTATCGTGCGTTCAACGCGTTTGATGCCAACGAACGAGTCACGATCGACAAAGCGACCGTAGCCGACGGAAAACACACCGTCGGGAAAATCTTCTTCGCCAACTACCAGAACCTCGATGAGGAACTGGACGGCAAAAAGGTCTACGAGCACTACGACCCAGGTTTTTTCGATCTCGTTGTTATCGACGAGTGTCATCGCAGCGGCTTTGGCGATTGGTTTGGAGTGCTGGAGCATTTTGGTAGTGCGCTGCAACTTGGCCTGACGGCAACGCCGCGAGAACTTGAAGAAGGTCGTCGTGCGTTGACCGCTGAAGAGCAGCGACGTGACACCTACAGCTACTTCGGCGATCCCATCTTCACTTACACACTTCGCCAAGCGGTCGATGACGGTTACCTCGTTCCCTACCTGCTTGAAGAACGTATTACAAACGTCGACGAAAACGGATATACCGACGCAGAAGGACGGCAGTACGAAACGAAGAACTTCGAGCGTGACATCAGTTTGCCGGATCGAACTCGGGCGATTGCGGAAGACCTTTGGTCCATCCTCGGTAAGTACGGACTCCGAGAAGAAAAGACCATCGTCTTTTGTGTCAACGATACCCACGCCGCCTTCATGGCTGCCGAACTGCGTCGATTGTCGGGAGACAAAGACTATGCCGCCCGGGTCACTCGCAGTGAACGCAACAGTCACCAATTGGAACGAAACTTCGCGATCGTCGGCGCGAGTAAACCACGTGTCGCCGTCACCGTTGATTTATTGACAACCGGCTTCGATGCACCCGACGTAAAAAACGTCGTCTTCGTTCGCCCGCTACGCAGTGCGATTCTGTACAAGCAGATGAAGGGACGTGGAACGCGACTCTGTGAAGACGTCAACAAACGCTACTTCACTCTGTTCGACTATTCCGGTGCCAGTGCGCTCGAAGATGCTGAATTTGACGGGCACCCAGCAAACAAGCAAAAGGGAGCAAAGCCGAAGTCGAAACCAAAGAAAAAGGATAGTGACGATCCCAAGACACCGAAGCCAGTGGATGAAGGCGTTACGGTTTTCATCTCGGATTCTAACCGCTACGTCTGTCTAGCCGACGGTCGAAAAATACCATTTGAGGACTATACCGAGCAATCACGTGAGTTCTTGTTGGGCGTATCGTCCAAGAGTATCGATCAGTTACTCGAAATTTGGATTGACAAAAAGAGCCGTCAAGAATTGCGGGAGGACTTGCGAGATCAAGACATTTATCCAGCTGCGTTCCGTCACTACCTCGATTTACCCGACACCGATGACGTCGACATTTTGTCAAAAATCGGATTTGAATTACCTCAAGTACCGACGCGTCCCGAACGAGTCGCTCGGTTCTGGCAAGCTGACAATGTATGGTACGAGTCTAAGTTTGGTTTGACGCTGCCTCAAAACGAAAGCGGTAACTTACAGATTGGCAGTACCGATTTCAGCTTAGCAGGCGAAGAGATCGCCAAATCTGGTGACGCATGGAAAATCGACTTCTGGCGAACAGCACTGGACCATTACTCGATGTTCGGGATCGACGATCTTGAACGGGCGCAGACGTACGGCGCACCTCAGTTCGTCGAACAGTTTGGCAGTTTTCAAACGTTGACCAAACGTTACGGCGGCGCAAAAGACCTCAAAGTTGACTTGGAAGCAATTAAACAACACGTCTACGTCCCCATGACCCTGTGA
- a CDS encoding sigma-54 interaction domain-containing protein has translation MGKRVLVSWIGHTDLKAMVAAVPSSASEAARKIVGQCDSVPGVGPVKSLLDQESFDQIHLLSDYTPAASNEFASWLDRKVKIHVVAVKNPSDHGALLDIVRPILQGLRRAKDDELAFHLSPGTPAMGAIWILLGKSQFPATLYQTYNGKAWKTEIPFDITTDVLPDLLREPDRYWQHLATRTPQEVSGFESIVGKSEAIKAAVGRAQRAAIHDVPVLILGESGTGKEMFAEAIHKASHRGRQQIVSINCAAISRELLESELFGHVKGAFTGADKNRIGAFEEADGGTLFLDEIGECDLAMQAKLLRALQPPAAEGPCCRIFRPVGAMQDKKVDVRIIAATNRDLTKAIADGAFREDLLYRLSIVTLKLPPLRQRPEDIAQISKTLLIDINVRLKKQGGPSYQDKSISADTIQFMQRYPWPGNVRELSNALVQAAMMADSKTLKPQDIAAAVAEFPSAKNDDLLSLPLGGSFVLESHLLNIQRHFLRRAMLESDGKVTKAAKLLGYKNYQTLSAQLERLGVEFEMQSEAE, from the coding sequence GTGGGAAAACGAGTACTCGTATCGTGGATCGGGCATACCGACTTGAAAGCGATGGTCGCTGCAGTGCCGTCGTCTGCGTCCGAGGCTGCGCGAAAGATCGTCGGTCAGTGCGATAGCGTACCGGGAGTGGGGCCGGTGAAATCGCTGTTAGACCAAGAGTCCTTCGACCAGATTCATCTGCTGAGTGACTACACACCAGCAGCATCAAATGAGTTTGCTTCTTGGTTGGACCGTAAAGTTAAGATTCATGTGGTGGCGGTAAAAAATCCGTCGGATCACGGCGCGTTGCTCGACATCGTGCGTCCAATTTTGCAAGGGCTTCGTAGGGCCAAAGACGACGAACTTGCGTTTCACCTTAGTCCTGGTACTCCAGCGATGGGGGCAATTTGGATTCTGCTTGGTAAGAGTCAATTTCCAGCGACGTTGTACCAGACGTACAACGGCAAAGCCTGGAAGACGGAAATTCCGTTCGATATTACAACCGACGTTTTACCCGACTTACTTCGGGAGCCTGATCGGTACTGGCAGCATCTCGCGACTCGGACGCCTCAAGAAGTCAGCGGATTTGAATCCATTGTCGGCAAGAGCGAAGCGATCAAGGCGGCCGTCGGCCGGGCACAACGGGCCGCAATTCATGACGTTCCCGTATTGATTCTTGGTGAAAGTGGTACTGGCAAAGAAATGTTTGCCGAGGCCATTCATAAAGCGAGTCACCGGGGCCGTCAACAGATTGTGTCGATCAATTGTGCGGCCATTTCCCGTGAACTACTTGAATCGGAACTGTTTGGTCACGTTAAAGGAGCGTTCACGGGCGCGGACAAGAATCGCATTGGAGCGTTCGAGGAAGCGGACGGTGGGACGCTGTTCTTGGACGAGATCGGGGAATGTGATTTGGCGATGCAGGCGAAATTGCTGCGAGCACTTCAACCGCCAGCCGCCGAAGGCCCATGCTGCCGCATTTTCCGCCCTGTCGGAGCGATGCAGGACAAGAAAGTCGATGTCAGAATAATCGCCGCTACCAACCGAGACCTAACCAAAGCGATCGCCGATGGTGCGTTCCGTGAAGACCTATTGTATCGACTGTCCATCGTCACGTTAAAACTACCACCGCTTCGGCAACGTCCCGAAGATATCGCACAAATCTCGAAAACGCTGCTGATCGACATCAACGTTCGGCTGAAAAAGCAAGGTGGTCCGTCTTATCAAGACAAATCCATTTCTGCTGACACAATTCAGTTTATGCAGCGGTATCCTTGGCCTGGAAATGTTCGAGAGCTTTCTAATGCCTTAGTTCAAGCCGCCATGATGGCCGATTCCAAGACTCTCAAACCCCAAGATATCGCTGCTGCGGTCGCTGAATTTCCCTCTGCAAAAAACGACGATCTGCTCAGCCTTCCGCTTGGCGGCAGCTTTGTCCTGGAGTCGCATTTACTCAATATTCAGCGGCATTTCCTGCGTCGAGCCATGTTGGAATCCGACGGAAAGGTCACTAAAGCCGCCAAGCTACTTGGCTACAAAAACTACCAAACTCTGTCCGCGCAACTGGAACGGTTGGGCGTCGAATTTGAGATGCAATCGGAGGCAGAGTGA
- a CDS encoding ParA family protein, producing the protein MERFTICLINQKGGCGKSSTCFHLAGSLAVTGLSVLLVDADPQGSLSQGFFGSEVVEQLPLCQTLAALFDEGEFFSDPNALIRNTGFDNISILPTNHHLGAFNVPCPEKGGMLQYAIRDFLDQLDRFDVVLIDCPPNLYQCSWNTMIASDYVIIPVPPEDFGTQGLRAVHQCIDHARQLNPKLRRLGHLVTRHDKRLLVHRSYEQRLREIYDRLVFDTIIPEASAFKVSIACRQPAEFFDKRSYAAESMRALTNEVLDYIRNKSQRHVA; encoded by the coding sequence GTGGAACGGTTCACAATCTGCTTGATCAATCAGAAAGGGGGATGCGGGAAAAGCTCGACCTGCTTTCATCTCGCTGGGTCTCTTGCGGTAACCGGCCTGTCGGTGTTGCTTGTTGACGCAGATCCGCAGGGTTCGCTCAGTCAGGGATTCTTTGGCTCGGAAGTTGTCGAACAACTCCCGCTTTGTCAAACGCTCGCAGCTCTGTTTGACGAGGGCGAATTCTTTAGCGATCCGAATGCCCTGATCCGAAATACAGGCTTCGATAACATTTCAATCTTGCCCACGAACCACCATCTAGGTGCGTTCAATGTGCCGTGCCCTGAAAAGGGAGGAATGCTGCAATATGCGATTCGTGACTTTCTGGATCAGCTTGATCGTTTCGATGTTGTGCTGATTGATTGTCCGCCGAATCTTTACCAGTGCAGTTGGAACACGATGATTGCTTCAGACTACGTCATCATTCCCGTTCCGCCTGAGGATTTTGGAACTCAGGGGCTCCGAGCCGTTCACCAGTGCATTGATCACGCAAGGCAACTGAACCCAAAACTACGCCGCCTCGGACACCTCGTTACCCGGCATGACAAGCGGTTGTTGGTTCACCGTTCGTACGAACAGCGATTGCGAGAAATCTATGACCGGCTGGTCTTCGACACGATTATTCCCGAAGCCTCCGCGTTTAAGGTCTCGATCGCTTGTCGTCAGCCGGCTGAGTTCTTTGACAAACGCTCTTATGCGGCTGAGTCCATGCGAGCACTGACGAACGAGGTTTTGGATTACATCAGGAATAAATCGCAGCGACACGTCGCTTGA
- a CDS encoding N-6 DNA methylase, whose protein sequence is MAKKKATKKKNATTKAVAKKSAAPKTNGSVDHRRQEVGQIVKNACNQLNSEGVDARNYVEQLAWLFFLKAFDEAETRREEEAAFDDEPYDRRLAGEYAWSSWASKTDHPDEMLEFVDRKLWIKLTSPDPKKGLGDDPMAERFRRIFDNVRNYCRRGASFARVVQQVNRLHFSSDTDVHVLSEIYEDLLNRVAADSAGYAGEFYTQRHIIRAMIEVVKPQVGKKVYDPCFGTCGFLGEAADYMVDANRNPKARNLSGRDLEKLQSGTFYGMEIKPLTYLLGTMNMILHGIESANLELGNTLEVHNQNVAEKDKYDVILSNPPYGGKMASELQTNFRVRSGATECLFLQHIMRNLAKGGRAAVIVPEGVVTQENASQKIRKELLEQFNVHTVLSLPAGCFLPYTNVKTNVLFFDRPTKTPTTGKLQTKEVWFYELTNDGFECKTSRKPMDGTQFPDFLSKLHSRDDSERSWCTSIDDIVAKGYDLSARNPHRNDELDTRQLDEVLDLTVSNESKVQELLGEIVDIVGQASTSPQWPSKKLSCVTQINPRRPASLRDLPDGHAVSFVPMPAVDQYKGAIVGAEVRPYAEVKKGFTYFSEGDVIFAKITPCMQNGKCAVARNLSNELGFGSTEFHVVRPMADVIEAEWIWHFLRQKPLRVEATHHFRGAVGQQRVPASYIEEIQIPIPELPEQQRVLRLIHSIFNRLSDVESLKAEVCGSRVYLESLRDAVLRKAFAGEL, encoded by the coding sequence ATGGCAAAGAAGAAAGCAACCAAAAAGAAAAACGCGACGACCAAGGCGGTAGCCAAGAAGTCCGCTGCGCCAAAAACAAACGGCTCCGTCGACCATCGTCGTCAGGAAGTTGGTCAGATCGTCAAGAACGCTTGCAATCAGCTCAATTCCGAAGGCGTTGATGCGAGAAACTACGTCGAGCAACTGGCATGGTTGTTCTTCTTGAAGGCGTTTGACGAAGCCGAAACGCGAAGGGAAGAGGAAGCTGCCTTCGACGACGAGCCGTATGATCGCCGCTTGGCCGGTGAATATGCCTGGTCATCTTGGGCATCCAAGACCGATCATCCCGACGAGATGCTGGAGTTCGTCGACCGCAAATTGTGGATCAAACTAACCAGCCCCGATCCCAAGAAGGGATTGGGGGACGATCCAATGGCCGAACGATTCCGCCGCATCTTTGACAACGTCCGCAACTATTGCCGTCGAGGCGCATCGTTTGCTCGCGTGGTCCAACAAGTAAACCGTCTGCACTTCAGCAGCGACACTGACGTTCATGTGTTGTCGGAAATCTACGAGGATTTGTTAAATCGCGTTGCTGCTGACAGCGCCGGGTACGCGGGCGAGTTCTACACCCAGCGGCACATCATTCGTGCGATGATCGAAGTCGTGAAGCCGCAAGTTGGCAAAAAAGTCTATGACCCTTGCTTCGGAACCTGTGGATTCTTAGGTGAAGCCGCTGACTACATGGTGGATGCAAACCGGAATCCGAAGGCCCGCAATCTAAGCGGGCGCGATTTGGAGAAGCTGCAATCGGGCACTTTCTACGGAATGGAGATCAAACCGCTGACCTACTTGCTGGGTACCATGAACATGATCCTTCACGGGATCGAATCGGCTAACTTGGAACTCGGCAACACGCTGGAAGTCCACAACCAGAACGTCGCCGAGAAGGACAAGTACGACGTCATTCTTTCCAATCCACCCTACGGCGGCAAAATGGCCTCCGAGTTGCAAACCAATTTCCGAGTTCGCTCAGGGGCGACGGAGTGCTTGTTCTTGCAACACATCATGCGCAACCTCGCCAAAGGCGGTCGTGCCGCAGTGATCGTTCCAGAGGGAGTTGTTACGCAAGAAAATGCAAGCCAGAAAATCAGGAAGGAGCTATTGGAGCAATTCAACGTACATACCGTGCTTTCGCTACCAGCCGGTTGTTTCCTGCCATATACAAATGTAAAGACAAATGTTCTTTTCTTCGATCGACCTACGAAAACGCCAACAACTGGAAAACTGCAAACAAAGGAAGTTTGGTTTTACGAGCTAACGAATGATGGATTCGAGTGCAAGACATCAAGAAAACCAATGGATGGAACGCAGTTCCCTGACTTTCTTTCAAAACTGCATAGCAGAGATGATAGCGAGCGATCTTGGTGTACTAGCATCGACGATATCGTTGCCAAAGGCTACGACCTATCTGCGAGAAACCCACACCGAAACGACGAGCTCGATACGCGACAACTTGATGAAGTGCTTGACCTGACGGTATCCAACGAGTCGAAGGTGCAAGAGTTGTTGGGGGAGATCGTTGATATCGTTGGGCAGGCTAGCACATCGCCGCAGTGGCCAAGCAAAAAGCTGTCATGCGTCACGCAGATAAACCCACGAAGGCCAGCCAGTCTTAGGGACCTCCCCGATGGTCATGCAGTGTCATTTGTTCCGATGCCCGCTGTTGATCAGTACAAGGGTGCAATCGTCGGTGCGGAAGTTCGGCCGTATGCGGAAGTCAAAAAAGGATTCACTTATTTTTCGGAAGGTGACGTTATCTTTGCGAAAATCACGCCTTGCATGCAGAACGGCAAGTGCGCAGTGGCACGCAACCTGTCGAACGAATTAGGTTTCGGCTCGACCGAGTTCCATGTTGTTCGACCAATGGCGGACGTTATTGAAGCAGAGTGGATTTGGCATTTTCTCCGACAGAAGCCCCTTCGTGTTGAAGCGACACACCATTTTCGTGGAGCGGTCGGACAGCAACGGGTTCCGGCATCTTACATCGAGGAAATTCAGATCCCGATTCCGGAATTGCCCGAACAACAACGCGTTCTCCGATTGATCCACTCAATATTCAACAGGCTCTCCGATGTCGAGAGTCTCAAAGCGGAGGTATGCGGTAGCCGAGTCTACCTTGAGTCGCTCCGTGATGCTGTCCTTCGCAAAGCCTTTGCAGGGGAGCTGTAA